A part of Candidatus Omnitrophota bacterium genomic DNA contains:
- a CDS encoding YvcK family protein, which produces MRDKSFGILKWFYPGIGIKRWVALSAFGVVLLILGTANLRSEEFWLVQFLDALIVISGIIILILGIKRMMRSFIAVFVPSSRGNELIDILYQKKQLSRGPHIVAIGGGTGLSVLLSGLKNYSSNISAVVTVADNGGSSGRLRQQFDVLPPGDIRNCLVALADAPALMRDLFQFRFDKNSEFSGHSFGNLFLTVMTRLTGDFEKAIKETSKVLALRGQVIPSTLGDVALVAHFHDGSTIVGEDQIPKARKAINKVSLTPELPLATPDALKAIKEAQIIVLGPGSLYTSIIPNLLIKEIAKAIAESEAIKVYVCNVMTQPGETDGYSASDHIKALVKHSYPRILDYCLVNNGEVPEEVLRRYSKDNSALVINDRKKVEGLGYRLVEEDFSMIADGVIRHDAEKLAKIILSFIEEI; this is translated from the coding sequence ATGAGAGATAAGTCTTTTGGAATCTTAAAATGGTTTTATCCGGGCATTGGCATTAAGCGTTGGGTGGCTTTAAGTGCTTTTGGTGTAGTTCTTTTAATTTTAGGGACCGCTAATCTACGCAGTGAAGAATTTTGGTTAGTCCAATTTTTGGACGCCTTGATTGTAATTTCGGGAATTATAATTTTGATTTTGGGGATTAAACGGATGATGCGTTCTTTTATTGCCGTATTTGTCCCGTCATCAAGAGGAAATGAGCTGATTGATATTTTATATCAAAAAAAACAATTAAGCCGTGGCCCGCACATTGTTGCCATAGGCGGAGGGACTGGATTATCGGTTCTTTTAAGCGGGTTAAAGAATTATTCTTCGAATATTTCGGCTGTAGTTACGGTAGCTGATAATGGAGGTTCAAGCGGACGTTTACGGCAGCAGTTTGATGTTTTACCTCCTGGCGATATCCGTAACTGTTTGGTGGCTCTTGCTGATGCCCCGGCATTGATGCGCGATCTTTTTCAGTTTCGTTTTGATAAAAATTCAGAATTTTCTGGCCACTCCTTTGGAAATCTTTTTCTTACGGTAATGACTCGTTTAACCGGTGATTTTGAGAAGGCAATTAAAGAAACCAGTAAAGTTTTGGCTTTACGAGGCCAGGTTATTCCTTCGACTTTGGGGGATGTGGCTTTGGTGGCCCATTTTCATGATGGCTCAACTATAGTAGGGGAGGATCAAATCCCTAAGGCCAGAAAGGCTATTAATAAAGTCAGCCTTACTCCGGAGTTGCCGCTTGCTACACCGGATGCGCTTAAAGCGATTAAAGAGGCTCAGATTATTGTTTTAGGCCCGGGTTCTTTATATACGAGCATAATTCCTAATTTATTAATTAAGGAGATAGCTAAGGCGATCGCCGAATCTGAGGCGATAAAAGTTTATGTCTGTAATGTAATGACTCAGCCGGGAGAAACCGACGGTTATAGTGCCTCTGATCATATTAAGGCACTGGTAAAGCATAGCTATCCCCGTATTCTTGATTATTGCCTGGTGAATAATGGCGAGGTTCCAGAAGAGGTATTAAGGCGATATTCTAAAGATAATTCGGCTCTTGTAATTAATGACCGTAAGAAGGTCGAGGGGCTTGGATACCGGCTTGTTGAAGAAGATTTTAGTATGATTGCTGACGGAGTAATCCGTCATGACGCGGAAAAATTGGCGAAAATAATTTTAAGTTTTATTGAAGAGATATAA
- a CDS encoding HPr family phosphocarrier protein codes for MSLIKKELIVKNKQGLHARPAAIFVQVANKFDCRITVRHDEEEVNGKSIMGILMLGAEKGSLIIIEADGTDAEKALEELEKIISNEEEL; via the coding sequence ATGAGTTTAATTAAAAAAGAATTAATTGTAAAGAATAAGCAAGGATTACACGCTCGGCCTGCTGCTATATTTGTGCAGGTGGCCAATAAATTTGACTGCCGTATTACTGTGCGCCATGACGAGGAAGAGGTTAATGGTAAATCGATAATGGGTATTCTTATGCTCGGAGCAGAAAAAGGGAGCCTGATTATTATTGAAGCAGATGGCACTGATGCAGAAAAAGCACTGGAAGAGCTGGAGAAGATAATCAGTAACGAGGAAGAGCTATGA
- the ptsP gene encoding phosphoenolpyruvate--protein phosphotransferase, with product MIQLKGIAAAGGISIGPVYKLGSEEFVVMREVIKWEDIPVQIQLFEEALIKTRREIIELQKRISSDMGQEEAQIFDAHLLVLEDRMLIEEVISRIKKEQLNVAYIFSEVLKKYISVFLKIEDEYLKERTADINDVGKRILRNLLGKEKKGLGDVKEKAIIVAHDLSPSDTAAMHTKSVAAFVTDIGGKTSHTAIMAKSLEIPAVVGLETITAKVNPGDILIVDGNMGIVIVNPDEETLSDYRQKLEKLKGIAERFLSVKDLSAVTTDGRVIMINANIEFPDEVSSVKLHGSEGIGLYRTEFFYMNRKDSPSEDEHYQAYKYVAQEMNPHPVVIRTLDIGGDKFLSQFKIPYEMQPFLGWRAIRFCLARPDIFKLQLRAILRASVHGNLQLMYPMISGIEELRQANHLLNEAKEELKQKKLAFNDKIKVGVMIEVPSAALTADILAKEADFFSIGTNDLIQYSLAVDRANEKVAYLYEPAHPAILRLIKVIIDAAHNAKIKVAMCGEMAGDPSLALILLGLGLDEFSMPPQIIPELKYIIRAVGFKSAQKFAVEAMKLSTGTQVEEFAQNKLEEILK from the coding sequence ATGATTCAGTTAAAGGGAATAGCCGCCGCCGGCGGCATAAGTATTGGCCCAGTTTATAAACTTGGAAGCGAAGAGTTTGTTGTCATGCGTGAAGTGATCAAGTGGGAAGATATTCCTGTCCAGATTCAGCTTTTCGAGGAAGCCTTGATTAAGACGCGCCGCGAGATTATAGAGCTGCAAAAAAGAATCAGCTCGGATATGGGCCAAGAGGAGGCTCAGATTTTCGATGCGCATCTTTTAGTCTTAGAAGACCGCATGCTTATTGAGGAGGTAATATCGCGCATTAAGAAAGAACAGCTTAATGTCGCCTATATTTTCTCAGAAGTCTTAAAGAAATATATCAGCGTGTTTTTAAAAATTGAAGATGAATATCTTAAGGAACGTACTGCGGATATCAATGACGTCGGTAAACGAATACTGAGAAATCTTCTGGGTAAAGAGAAGAAGGGCTTGGGAGATGTTAAAGAAAAAGCCATTATTGTAGCCCATGACCTTTCTCCTTCAGATACTGCGGCAATGCATACTAAAAGTGTTGCAGCTTTTGTTACCGATATCGGAGGAAAAACTTCGCATACGGCGATTATGGCCAAATCTCTTGAGATACCCGCCGTAGTTGGTTTGGAAACGATTACTGCCAAGGTTAATCCGGGAGATATCCTTATTGTTGATGGCAATATGGGAATAGTAATTGTTAATCCCGATGAAGAAACGCTTAGTGATTACCGGCAAAAACTTGAAAAATTAAAAGGTATTGCGGAAAGATTTCTATCAGTCAAAGATTTAAGTGCGGTTACTACTGATGGCAGAGTGATTATGATAAATGCGAATATCGAATTTCCTGACGAGGTGTCTTCCGTTAAACTGCATGGCTCCGAAGGGATAGGGCTTTATCGCACAGAATTTTTTTATATGAACCGTAAAGATTCTCCTAGTGAAGATGAACATTATCAGGCTTATAAGTATGTTGCTCAAGAGATGAATCCTCACCCGGTAGTTATCCGCACTTTAGATATAGGTGGAGATAAATTCTTATCTCAATTTAAAATTCCATATGAAATGCAGCCATTTTTAGGATGGAGGGCGATTAGATTTTGCCTGGCGCGCCCGGATATATTTAAATTGCAGTTACGTGCTATACTTCGGGCTTCAGTGCATGGTAACCTTCAGTTAATGTATCCGATGATTTCTGGGATAGAGGAGTTGCGGCAGGCTAATCATCTACTTAATGAGGCCAAAGAGGAGTTAAAACAGAAGAAACTGGCTTTTAATGATAAAATTAAGGTAGGAGTGATGATTGAAGTCCCTTCGGCAGCATTGACTGCCGATATTTTAGCTAAAGAAGCGGACTTTTTTAGTATCGGTACAAATGATTTGATCCAGTATTCTTTGGCAGTTGATCGCGCCAATGAGAAGGTTGCTTATCTTTATGAACCGGCACATCCGGCAATCTTAAGGTTAATCAAGGTTATTATTGACGCCGCGCATAATGCTAAAATTAAAGTAGCTATGTGTGGTGAAATGGCAGGAGATCCGTCTTTGGCGCTTATTCTTTTAGGCCTGGGGCTTGATGAGTTTAGTATGCCACCGCAGATTATTCCGGAATTAAAATATATAATCCGCGCTGTAGGATTTAAATCCGCGCAAAAATTTGCCGTTGAAGCGATGAAACTCTCAACTGGTACTCAGGTAGAGGAGTTTGCTCAGAATAAACTGGAGGAGATTTTAAAATAA
- a CDS encoding nucleotidyltransferase family protein, producing MKALILAAGYATRLYPLTREYPKPLLEVRGRPIIKYILDKLSKVFAIDEIYIVTNSKFIDVFDVWIKSVKSPKKITLVDDLTKSNHDRLGAIGDINFVIKKLKIRDDLLVVGGDNLFNGPLKGFLNFSRRKNSAVSIGLYKLKEKNDASRYGVVKLDIGKKVISFEEKPKKPQSLLVAMCLYYMPKDCLGLIKEYIQNRKIKADATGSYIAWLKDRIDVYGYVFGGSWFDIGDYKYLNAAKKGFA from the coding sequence GTGAAGGCATTAATTTTAGCTGCCGGATATGCCACCCGGCTTTATCCTTTAACCAGAGAGTACCCTAAGCCACTTTTGGAAGTAAGAGGAAGGCCGATTATAAAATATATACTCGATAAATTAAGTAAAGTTTTTGCTATTGATGAGATTTATATTGTAACTAATAGTAAGTTTATTGATGTTTTTGATGTATGGATAAAATCAGTTAAATCACCCAAAAAGATTACTCTGGTAGATGATTTAACTAAGAGTAACCACGATAGGTTGGGGGCTATTGGGGATATTAATTTTGTAATTAAGAAACTAAAAATTCGGGATGATCTTTTAGTTGTAGGAGGGGATAATTTGTTTAACGGTCCTTTAAAGGGGTTTTTGAATTTCTCCAGAAGAAAAAATTCTGCTGTAAGTATTGGTCTGTATAAACTGAAAGAAAAAAATGATGCCAGTCGTTATGGTGTAGTGAAATTAGATATTGGTAAGAAGGTAATTAGTTTTGAAGAAAAACCAAAAAAACCTCAAAGTCTTCTGGTAGCTATGTGTTTGTATTATATGCCTAAAGATTGTTTAGGTTTGATCAAGGAATATATTCAGAATAGAAAGATAAAGGCAGATGCTACTGGCAGTTATATTGCCTGGCTTAAAGACAGAATAGATGTTTATGGGTATGTGTTTGGAGGTAGTTGGTTTGATATCGGTGATTATAAATATTTAAACGCGGCAAAAAAGGGTTTTGCCTAA
- the metK gene encoding methionine adenosyltransferase — translation MSASKFYFTSESVTEGHPDKLCDQISDGILDACLATDPYSRVACETYVTMGLLIVGGEITTRGFIHVHDISRKIIEEIGYNHPKYGFDFHTCAILNAIHSQSPDISQGVDVGGAGDQGIMFGYACNETKELMPLALMLAQKLSMRLTEVRKNNILKYLGPDGKTQVTVEYDCGKPVRVDSVVLASQHTEDILDKSGKRITEKARQEIIRQVAGPILRGWVDKDTKYYVNQTGKFVVGGPQSDTGMTGRKIIVDTYGGAVAHGGGAFSGKDPTKVDRSAAYMCRYIAKNIVAAGLAEKCLIQLSYVIGHAEPLSVMVKTEGTSVISEEALVKLVRKNFQLTPKGIIESLKLRRPIYRKTASYGHFGRSEPEFLWEKTDKAGDLKKQAAKI, via the coding sequence ATGTCAGCTTCAAAGTTTTATTTTACTTCAGAATCGGTAACTGAAGGCCACCCGGATAAGCTATGTGATCAGATTTCAGACGGAATTTTGGATGCTTGTTTAGCAACTGATCCTTATTCTCGTGTTGCCTGTGAAACTTATGTAACGATGGGGTTATTAATTGTGGGTGGTGAGATTACCACGCGCGGTTTTATACATGTTCATGATATAAGCAGAAAGATTATTGAAGAGATTGGCTATAATCATCCTAAATATGGTTTTGATTTTCATACCTGTGCCATTCTTAATGCTATTCACTCGCAATCACCGGATATATCGCAAGGGGTTGATGTCGGCGGAGCAGGGGACCAGGGGATAATGTTTGGTTATGCCTGCAATGAAACCAAAGAGTTAATGCCGCTTGCTTTAATGCTTGCGCAAAAACTTTCTATGCGCTTGACCGAAGTTCGTAAGAACAATATTTTGAAATATCTTGGCCCAGACGGAAAAACACAAGTTACTGTTGAGTATGATTGTGGGAAGCCTGTTCGTGTGGATTCAGTGGTATTGGCTTCACAACATACCGAAGATATCCTGGATAAGAGTGGCAAGCGGATTACTGAAAAAGCCAGGCAGGAAATTATCCGTCAGGTTGCCGGGCCGATACTTCGCGGTTGGGTGGACAAAGATACCAAATATTATGTTAACCAGACTGGAAAATTTGTCGTTGGCGGGCCGCAATCCGATACTGGTATGACTGGAAGAAAAATAATTGTTGATACTTATGGTGGTGCAGTTGCTCATGGTGGCGGGGCATTTTCTGGTAAAGATCCTACCAAGGTTGACCGCTCTGCAGCATATATGTGCCGTTATATTGCTAAAAATATTGTGGCAGCCGGTTTAGCAGAGAAATGCCTTATTCAGCTTTCTTATGTAATCGGGCATGCGGAACCTTTATCAGTTATGGTTAAAACTGAAGGGACATCTGTTATTTCGGAGGAGGCTCTGGTAAAATTGGTAAGGAAAAATTTTCAACTTACTCCTAAAGGCATTATTGAATCATTAAAGTTACGCCGGCCCATATATAGGAAGACAGCCAGCTACGGGCATTTTGGCAGGTCGGAGCCGGAGTTTCTTTGGGAGAAAACAGATAAAGCAGGAGATTTAAAAAAACAAGCGGCAAAGATATAG
- the ahcY gene encoding adenosylhomocysteinase has product MRYDIKDVNLAKKGALRIEWASENMPVLNLIKQRFSKEKPLKGLKIACCLHVTTETAVLADVLKAGGADTYLCASNPLSTQDDVAASLVKDLKIGVFAIKGEDTKTYYLHMKSALAIKPDITMDDGADLVSTIHQRPVQDHANIIGGTEETTTGVIRLRALACEGKLRYPIIAVNDALTKHLFDNRYGTGQSTLDGIIRSTNKLIAGANLVVCGYGWCGKGVAMRANGMGAKVIVIEVDPLRALEATMDGFRVMPIKQAAKSGDIFVTVTGDINVIRRQHFALMKDGAIVANSGHFNVEIDIPGLAAISKSKRATRDFIDEYTLKDNRKIYVLGEGRLINLAAAEGHPASVMDMSFANQALSAEYMAKNYRQLNKEVYVVPEDIDKNIARLKLKSMGISIDVLTPEQKKYLASWEMGT; this is encoded by the coding sequence ATGAGATACGACATTAAGGATGTAAATTTAGCTAAAAAAGGCGCTTTGAGAATTGAATGGGCATCTGAGAATATGCCCGTACTTAATTTAATTAAGCAGAGATTTTCTAAAGAGAAGCCTTTAAAAGGATTAAAAATTGCTTGTTGTTTGCATGTTACTACTGAAACTGCAGTACTCGCTGATGTTTTAAAAGCAGGCGGGGCAGATACGTATTTGTGCGCATCTAATCCTCTCTCAACACAGGATGATGTGGCTGCTTCTTTAGTTAAGGATTTAAAGATTGGTGTTTTTGCGATTAAAGGAGAAGATACTAAAACTTATTATCTACATATGAAATCCGCATTGGCAATTAAGCCGGATATTACTATGGATGATGGTGCAGATTTGGTCAGTACTATCCATCAACGTCCAGTTCAGGATCATGCTAATATTATCGGCGGTACTGAGGAAACTACGACAGGAGTAATCCGCCTGCGCGCCTTAGCCTGCGAAGGAAAGTTACGTTATCCGATAATTGCGGTTAATGATGCTTTGACCAAGCATCTTTTTGATAATCGCTATGGCACAGGACAGTCTACTCTCGATGGAATTATCCGTTCGACGAATAAATTAATTGCCGGAGCTAATCTTGTCGTTTGCGGTTACGGATGGTGTGGTAAGGGGGTGGCCATGCGTGCAAATGGCATGGGAGCCAAGGTAATTGTTATTGAAGTTGATCCTCTGCGGGCCCTGGAAGCAACGATGGATGGTTTCAGAGTCATGCCGATAAAACAAGCGGCTAAGAGCGGGGATATTTTTGTTACGGTTACCGGCGATATTAATGTTATCCGTCGCCAACATTTTGCTCTTATGAAGGATGGGGCAATTGTAGCGAACTCCGGGCATTTTAATGTTGAAATTGATATTCCAGGTTTAGCCGCAATATCAAAATCCAAGAGAGCAACGCGAGATTTTATCGATGAGTATACCTTAAAAGATAATCGTAAGATTTACGTTTTAGGGGAAGGCCGCTTGATTAATTTAGCGGCAGCCGAAGGCCACCCTGCAAGCGTTATGGATATGTCTTTTGCTAACCAAGCCCTCTCCGCAGAATATATGGCTAAGAATTACCGCCAATTGAATAAAGAGGTTTATGTAGTTCCGGAAGATATTGATAAGAATATTGCCAGGCTTAAGCTTAAATCTATGGGAATTTCGATTGACGTTTTGACTCCGGAACAAAAGAAATATTTGGCAAGTTGGGAGATGGGCACCTGA
- the pfkA gene encoding 6-phosphofructokinase, with translation MIKKIAVLTTGGDAPGMNPAIRAVVRYGISQKLEVMGVFRGWWGLINEELKSLNQRSVSGIISQGGTILKTARCVEFRTEEGQKRAFETIKKNNIDGLVVIGGNGSFAAAHEFYKKYKIPCVGIAASIDNDVNGIDYTIGTDTAINTALDAIDKIRDTATSMERIFVVEVMGRESGYIALTVALAGGCEDVLIPEKEINLNAVCHDIVHGNLIGKMSWIIVLAEGAGKADSIARQITDITGLETRTVVLGHVQRGGRPTAFSRDLALGLGKAAVDCLIAGKKDIALGLSEGKIIEVPFETAIKKKELKFNNFYNLIKVLT, from the coding sequence ATGATTAAAAAAATAGCAGTATTAACTACCGGCGGCGATGCTCCAGGGATGAATCCGGCAATCCGTGCTGTGGTGCGCTATGGGATTAGTCAGAAACTGGAAGTAATGGGAGTTTTTCGTGGTTGGTGGGGATTGATTAATGAGGAGCTAAAAAGTTTGAATCAGCGTTCTGTTTCCGGAATTATCAGCCAAGGCGGAACAATCTTGAAAACTGCCCGCTGCGTCGAGTTTAGGACTGAAGAGGGACAGAAGCGCGCATTTGAGACAATTAAGAAAAATAATATTGATGGTTTAGTAGTTATCGGAGGTAATGGTTCTTTTGCGGCGGCGCATGAGTTTTATAAAAAATACAAAATTCCTTGTGTCGGTATAGCTGCTTCTATTGATAATGATGTAAACGGGATAGATTATACTATCGGTACGGATACGGCAATTAATACCGCTTTGGATGCAATCGATAAAATTCGCGATACTGCTACCAGTATGGAGAGAATATTTGTAGTCGAGGTAATGGGTAGAGAATCAGGTTATATTGCTTTGACCGTTGCCCTTGCCGGAGGATGCGAAGATGTACTTATCCCGGAGAAGGAAATAAATCTTAATGCAGTGTGCCATGATATCGTGCACGGTAATTTGATCGGGAAAATGAGCTGGATCATTGTGCTTGCTGAGGGAGCAGGTAAGGCTGACTCTATTGCCAGGCAAATTACCGATATAACCGGATTAGAAACCCGGACTGTGGTTTTAGGCCATGTTCAAAGAGGCGGCAGGCCAACAGCTTTTAGCCGGGATCTGGCTTTGGGGCTTGGTAAGGCGGCAGTTGATTGCTTAATTGCCGGTAAAAAGGATATTGCTTTAGGGTTAAGTGAAGGTAAGATTATAGAGGTTCCTTTTGAGACTGCGATAAAGAAAAAAGAATTAAAATTTAATAATTTTTATAATTTAATTAAAGTTTTAACTTAA
- a CDS encoding class II fructose-bisphosphate aldolase produces the protein MGRKPLEIDKIVMDLILTDEVELKKKLAKKILDIAYKKGIYPSSIHELYMARGKEEFSGFTVPAMNLRSMTYDLARAIFRTAKKNNSGAFIFEIAKSEMGYTAQAPVEYTSVVMAAAIKENYTGPVFIQADHCQVNAKKFQENPDKELEALQSMIADSIAGGFYNIDIDSSTLVDLSKKDIKKQQKDNYEVCAKLTQFIRRIEPKGVTVSVGGEIGEVGHQNSTAEDLRAFMEGYKERLRKGLVGISKISVQTGTSHGGVVKADGSIAEVKLDFGTLNNLSGIAQKEFGIGGAVQHGASTLPEEMFHKFPENNTLEVHLATGFQNMMFDSKYFPVDLKNKIYDWLKVNAVSERKVGETEEQFFYKARKKALGPFKKEIMSLASDVRDKIAAEIEAKFDFLFKQFNAVNNRALVDKYVTLKRVITRKRQDIGVVHDGEGAD, from the coding sequence ATGGGAAGAAAACCGCTTGAAATTGATAAAATTGTAATGGACCTGATTTTAACCGACGAGGTAGAGTTAAAGAAAAAATTAGCGAAGAAGATTCTGGATATCGCCTACAAAAAAGGGATTTATCCATCCAGTATTCATGAACTTTATATGGCTCGCGGCAAGGAAGAATTTAGCGGTTTTACTGTGCCGGCGATGAATCTACGTAGTATGACTTATGATTTGGCCCGCGCGATATTCCGCACTGCCAAGAAGAATAATTCCGGAGCATTTATTTTTGAAATTGCTAAATCTGAAATGGGTTATACGGCCCAAGCTCCGGTTGAATATACCTCGGTTGTAATGGCTGCGGCGATAAAGGAAAATTATACTGGTCCTGTATTTATTCAGGCAGATCATTGTCAGGTTAATGCTAAGAAATTCCAAGAAAATCCTGATAAGGAGCTGGAGGCATTGCAGAGTATGATCGCAGATAGTATTGCCGGAGGTTTTTATAATATTGATATTGATTCTTCGACGCTGGTAGATTTATCAAAAAAGGATATCAAGAAGCAGCAGAAGGATAATTATGAGGTTTGCGCTAAATTAACCCAGTTTATCCGCCGCATTGAGCCAAAAGGCGTGACTGTTTCTGTGGGTGGAGAGATTGGTGAAGTAGGGCATCAAAATTCTACTGCTGAGGATCTTCGTGCTTTTATGGAAGGTTATAAAGAAAGATTACGTAAAGGATTAGTCGGTATAAGTAAAATTTCTGTGCAGACCGGCACATCCCATGGCGGAGTAGTTAAAGCTGATGGTTCTATTGCTGAAGTAAAACTTGATTTTGGAACATTAAATAATTTATCCGGCATTGCGCAAAAAGAATTCGGTATTGGTGGAGCGGTGCAACATGGTGCTTCAACCTTACCGGAAGAGATGTTTCACAAATTTCCGGAAAATAATACATTAGAAGTGCATTTAGCAACCGGATTTCAGAATATGATGTTTGACAGTAAATATTTTCCTGTTGATTTAAAGAATAAGATTTATGATTGGCTAAAGGTTAATGCTGTCAGCGAAAGAAAAGTAGGGGAAACTGAAGAGCAATTTTTTTATAAGGCGCGTAAAAAAGCATTAGGCCCGTTTAAAAAAGAAATTATGTCTTTGGCCAGCGATGTGCGTGATAAAATTGCTGCAGAGATTGAAGCTAAGTTTGATTTTCTCTTTAAGCAGTTCAATGCCGTAAATAATCGAGCACTAGTAGATAAATATGTAACTTTAAAGCGGGTAATTACGCGTAAACGCCAGGATATCGGGGTGGTTCATGACGGCGAAGGCGCGGACTAA
- the ilvD gene encoding dihydroxy-acid dehydratase: protein MRSDQIKKGLERVPHRALLHATGLSKRDLGRPFIGVASSFTDLIPGHIGMRDLERFIERGVCYGGGVPFLFGVPGICDGIAMGHLGMCYPLALREIVADTIETVCNAHQLDGIICLTNCDKITPGMLMGVARLNIPAIIVTAGPMISGRFNKRKLAFVHDTYEGMARAKKGDISAAELSCLEMEACPGQGSCQGLYTANTMACLTETIGLSIPGCGTALAGSAKKRRIAQASGERIVELVKKNIKPRDIITRQSLENAIVVDMALGGSSNTVLHLMSIAHEAGIDLDLKTFDKISKSVPHITAIEPAGIHFMEDVEYAGGIPAVLKRLKSKLNNTLNVSGEKTFEIADKATIFDEEVIRPFTRAYHKQGGIAVLYGNIAPNGAVVKQSGVSEKMMKFSGRARVFNREEEAMQAIMDNKIKKGDCIVIRYEGPAGGPGMREMLAPTAAIVGLGLSDSVALITDGRFSGGTKGPCIGHISPEASAGGPIAIIKDGDTINIDIPNRKIEVRLSKEEIGKRFKGWKPVTPKIKTGYLSRYSRLVTSADKGAILK, encoded by the coding sequence ATGCGTTCAGATCAGATAAAAAAAGGTTTGGAGAGAGTGCCGCATAGAGCGCTTTTACATGCTACCGGTTTATCTAAAAGAGATTTAGGCCGGCCTTTTATCGGTGTAGCATCCTCATTTACTGATCTTATTCCCGGGCATATCGGGATGCGTGACCTGGAAAGATTTATTGAACGTGGTGTTTGTTATGGAGGAGGCGTGCCGTTTCTATTTGGTGTACCGGGAATTTGCGACGGAATTGCTATGGGCCACTTGGGAATGTGTTATCCTTTGGCCTTACGGGAAATTGTCGCCGATACCATTGAGACAGTTTGTAATGCGCATCAGCTAGATGGGATTATTTGCTTGACTAATTGCGATAAGATTACTCCGGGCATGCTTATGGGGGTTGCCCGCCTGAATATTCCGGCAATCATTGTTACTGCCGGACCGATGATCTCAGGCCGTTTCAATAAAAGAAAATTAGCTTTTGTGCATGATACATATGAAGGTATGGCCAGGGCAAAGAAAGGCGATATTTCTGCTGCCGAGCTTTCATGTTTAGAAATGGAGGCATGCCCAGGACAAGGCTCATGCCAGGGCCTATATACTGCCAATACTATGGCATGTTTAACTGAAACTATTGGGTTGTCTATTCCCGGTTGCGGCACAGCTCTGGCAGGATCGGCCAAAAAACGCAGAATTGCCCAGGCAAGCGGCGAGCGGATTGTGGAGCTAGTGAAGAAGAATATTAAACCGCGCGATATTATTACCAGGCAGTCTTTGGAAAATGCTATTGTGGTAGATATGGCTTTAGGCGGTTCAAGCAATACGGTTTTGCATCTGATGAGTATCGCTCATGAAGCAGGGATTGATTTGGATCTAAAGACATTTGATAAAATCAGTAAAAGCGTGCCGCATATTACGGCGATTGAGCCTGCGGGTATACATTTTATGGAAGATGTTGAGTATGCGGGCGGGATTCCTGCTGTATTAAAGAGGTTGAAATCAAAATTGAATAATACTTTAAATGTGAGCGGCGAGAAAACATTTGAGATTGCAGATAAGGCGACTATTTTTGATGAAGAAGTGATTCGCCCCTTTACCCGTGCCTATCATAAACAAGGCGGCATTGCGGTTTTATATGGCAATATCGCGCCAAATGGCGCAGTGGTAAAGCAGTCCGGAGTGAGTGAGAAGATGATGAAGTTTTCCGGACGGGCCCGTGTATTTAACCGCGAAGAAGAGGCAATGCAGGCGATCATGGATAACAAAATCAAAAAAGGCGATTGTATTGTTATTCGTTATGAAGGGCCTGCGGGCGGCCCGGGAATGCGTGAGATGCTGGCGCCAACGGCGGCAATCGTGGGATTAGGCTTAAGCGATTCCGTGGCTTTAATCACAGATGGCCGTTTTTCAGGCGGGACTAAAGGCCCATGTATCGGGCATATATCTCCGGAAGCTTCGGCAGGCGGCCCGATTGCAATTATTAAAGATGGTGATACAATTAATATTGATATTCCTAATCGTAAAATTGAAGTTAGGTTGAGTAAGGAAGAAATAGGGAAGAGATTTAAGGGGTGGAAACCGGTTACGCCCAAGATTAAAACCGGCTATTTATCCCGTTATTCTAGATTAGTGACTTCAGCGGATAAGGGAGCAATTTTAAAATAG